The Theobroma cacao cultivar B97-61/B2 chromosome 1, Criollo_cocoa_genome_V2, whole genome shotgun sequence genome contains the following window.
GAAACGTTGAAGTGACGGATATAACAgattaacatatcataatagATGATGATATAACATATAATTATATCGCATTTTTAATCCTCCACATTAATACTATTTCAACGCTACgtaagtataaaatgacaatgaattttttaattaatgataattaatcaactattaattataagagtttatttaatctaaaataaataagaatgtGAGgacttaattatattaataaaagaataaaaatttattttaattttttaaaataattcgaagaactttttaaatattatgtttttattctatttgctGTAATAACAAAGCCGTAGAACTCTGATTTGTTATGTATGAACATTAGACGCGTCTCAATTTCGAATGCAGCTGCTGTTTTGGAGCTACTTTAGCAGTTTCTTCCAATTGAGACAAATGAAACGGTCAGAATGACATTTCTTTGTGCAAATCTGTTTGCCTCATGCATTTGCTGCGTTGGCTTCATCATCAACCTCTTCGATATGTCCTTGTGGAGGAATTTCTTGTCAATTTAAGGAATCGTGGCAGCGAGAAAAtcttccaaaagaaaaaagggaaaataaattATCTAAAGGCTAATGCATTAATAATAGGGGAAAAAAGGGCCCACTCAATACCTTGTTTAAACCAGTAGAGCAATCTGTTGACAAGGTGTTTTAGAGCTCTTCATGTGAATACTTGATTCTGTTTTTATTTGGATTTCAGCTACTATAAAATTGCCTCAACGTTGGGGTTGTTGAAGCAGgaaacataaaatatatggAGGTAGCCAACAGTTTAACCTGTATAATTTTGCTCATCTTTTTCTGTGGGTCAGCAGCTGGAAGCAGAACAAAGTTGTTTTCATTCAATGCTCAAGGGAATGGCATCGGCGTGGCTGCATTGGCTCCATCATCTGATGATGGTATTTGCATATCAATGGTGGAGACACAAGGCTATGCGTGTGAAGAGCACACGGTGAATATGCCGACATTCTTTTCCTCTTCAGTTCAAGTCCCAAGGTTTTACATTTTAGCCATATGCCAACCACTGTTTTGTacagtttaaatgaaattttgattggtTTTTAGGTAACTACACAAGACGGATACATTCTCAGTATGCAAAGAATTCCTGTGGGGCGGTCAGGTGGGGCACCAGGAAACAGGCCACCAGTCCTGTTACAGCACGGGCTCTTAATGGTTGCAAAATCTGTCATGGTGCTACTGCTTTCTGATACAATGAATTTCGACAAAATTCTGAATGTAACAAGGACTTGTATTGTATGATGTCAGGATGGAATAACATGGTTGCTATTGCCTCCAGAACAATCTTTGGCATTTGTCTTGGCAGATAACGGGTATGATGTCTGGCTTGCTAACTCGCGTGGAACAAAATACAGCAAAGGGCATACATCACTCAGTCCTGCTGATTCGGTTATTATTTCTCTCTACATGGTGTCTTCCTTATTTTTTCCCCTTGGTTATGAATTGTATGCATGAGACTGATTCTTACGGGTTTTTAGGCCTACTGGAATTGGTCCTGGGACGAATTAGTAGCGTATGATCTTCCTGCTACATTCCAGTATGTGAATGATCGAACAGGGCAAAAGCTGCACTATGTTGGTCATTCACAGGTGAATTTTGAATCTGCTGcttcaattttcctttttgaataTTCTCTTAAACTATCAGGGCAAATGGTGAATTTGATATTCTTTGCAGGGAACTCTGATTGCTCTGGCTGCCTTCTCAAAAGATCAGCTGTTGAACATGTTGAGATCAGCTGCTTTACTCAGCCCAATTGCTTTTGTGGGTCAGATGACTTCCCCACTTGCAAGAAATGCTGCTGACAATTTCATTGCTGAGGTTAAAACAAATACCAATTTATTTCTGTTATTAATCCAAATTGAAGACAGCTATTTTAACAATATAAGAATCGACTTTTGACAGACATTGTACTGGTTAGGCCTCAGTGAATTTGATCCAAGAGGGTAAGAATCCCATTGCCACCTCTGTTCTTCACCTTTTCCCCAATCTTTGATGGCCAGCGATGAGATTTTTAGTTGCTGTTGCTATGTGTAATAGAAAGTTTAGAGAACACTACAAAGTATGACTGTTTGATATTTCTTAAAATAGGTTGTTAATgtcattctctttttttccatTTGGAATTGGTGACATTTTCTCGTCCATGTTTCTTTCTTATGAACAGGGAGGCTGTAGTCAAACTTCTGAAGGACATCTGCCGCAAACCAGGTGTTGACTGCACTAACTTGTTGACCGCGTTTACAGGTACTGCTAATGTACCTATTGATTTATGATAAGCAGCAAAGTTAATTGGAAACTGTCATCTGTTCCTGACTAGAAATTTTTGACATCTTTTTGTAGGTCAGAACTGTTGCTTGAATTCTTCCATAGTAGATATTTTTCTTGATCATGAGCCTCAACCATCAGCAACAAAGAACATGGTACATCTGGCTCAGAGTAAGTACCTGTAAACATCCTTtagaaactaaaaatatttttggtttaGAAATGTCTGCTGCATAATTCTGGGGTAATTTTACCAGTGATTAGACAAGGAACCATAACAATGTATGACTACAATGACGCGAATGAGAATACAAAGCATTATGGGCAACCTACTCCTCCAGCATACAACATGACCAGCATTCCAAATGACCTTCCTCTCTTCCTCAGCTATGGAGGGGAGGATGCTCTTTCTGATGTAAATGATGTGAAGCTCTTGCTGGATAGTCTCAAAGATCATGACGGAGACAAGCTTGTAGTTCAGTATAGAGATGATTATGCTCATGCAGATTATGTCATGGCAGAAAATGCTAAGCAAGATGTATACGATCCCTTGATTGCCTTCTTTAAGCTAAAGAgaacataaattaaaagagaaacttCTACTCTTAtcgttttgtttttgtttgttatTCTTAGCTATATATCTTCATCCCTTGGACAGCCAAAATTTCCCATGTCTGGCCGATGGTTGCAATTCAtagatatacatatatacatgaGAAAGACCTGCAGGTTTTTTGTCCTGTTTATCTGTTTTGATGAAACAGGTTTGGGGGTGaaggggagaagaagtaaacTAAACACACGCGACTTATCTGCCAAAGCGGAAATACTAAgtaaacaaaaaggaaaacttATCACCATCAGTTCTAACTGTCAAGAAACAAATAAACATGCAAGAAAAAAGCTAGCAGTCATTGAAGCaccaattttatcaaaattttgttcCTAAATCCTAATATTTTTCAGCTGGCGCAAAGAACAGATGCATCTGTTTCTGACGCCTGCCGAAAAGATGGGTCTCTTCAAATATTGCTTCTTCAGATTTCAGATTGCTTGAACTGTAAGATTTACAAATCTGAAAATAGATAACAAATGACCAAGCAGCTTAAGAATCGATATGAATCAAATCTCATTCTTGCAGTGCTCCAATATCCAGTCTTAAATTTCTAACTGAGATTCCAAAGAGCTAGAAATTCTGCCGACAGAACATTTCTCGGAATCTGCAAAACTAATTGTAAACTCCTAGGATCCAAAGTAGCTCAGAATAACAGAGTTGAATCTTAAGAGTCTGTCTGGTTAATAATTCGTTTTTCATAGCCTTTTGGTGCTATATCAAATTGTATTCCCCATTCAAAGGAACCtgaatggacagaaagtttccaCCTTTCAGTTTTCAGTGATGGGGTGTCCTCACATGTTATCATAGGCATACTCAGGTTTGGTCTTTTTTGATTCACATATGAAATCTTCCAAACTCCCTTCCCCAAACCCCCCCCACCCCCaatccaaaaacaaaaaaaaaaaaaagaagagaaaaagtcTTTTCCAGTTAAACATGTAAAGTAAACCTATCGAAAAACTGAACAAACATCTTTgcttgagaaaatttatactatatttaaataatacatGTAACAATGACAGATTTTGGCAGAAACGCAGACTGTTTTCATATCAATGTAGTCATTGGCCATATCTACATCGTTGACATGTTATAGTCCCTATCAATCCAGTTTATCATCAACACAACTTACTCTTAGTTTGACCTTAAAGTGGATTGTTCTGTAGCTCTTTTCTGCGGCAGCTTCTCCTTTGATATTTACTAGGATCACAATTCCAACATACGTTATTACCCTTTGTTCACATTGCTTCCCTCCCCAGGAAATAAACAATCtgtttttcaattatccaccaaaaaaaaaatagataaaagaTAAACACCATCTGTTTCCATTATATTGCTCTACTTATAGTTTTCATTGCAGCCTGCTTAATCAGCCAAGGAGACTTAGacttaaatatttttcctaaAGAGGGATCGTGCCAGTAACGATACTTAGTCTTATGCTAATGATGACAACCACGAAGTATATTTGGGCCATACTTGATATCTTaggttttattaatttaatcaatgaATAGGCCCTGACATATGAAGCAAGGATAAGCATATTGGATATAGGTATGATTCCCTTCAAATATAAACCATATGGCAATAAGTGAAAGAGAAGgataatatattattacaATACATTAAAAAGTAAACGCAAAAAGTAGACGTCATAGTGCTAATCTATTATTCATTCCTATACTGTACATTGTTGAATGGCTATTAGAGATGAATTTCATGAATATTGCTGGTCAAAGATGAGCTTAAGTTTGTAGTTTCTTTTGAATGATTTGTTTATGAACTCATTTGTGCTCattaatacaaaaaaaatgggTTATTTTGACGCTTTGTACATGTCCGAAAGTTTCTCAAGTATTTGATGCTGCTTGAAAGAATTTGGGACCATATATAGAAGGGTAACAAATACCGCTCTTAAAGTGCTGCAAAGTATGGGTTATATTTGTGATACATCGATGCAAATCCCGTTTAGAAGTATCCATCCACAGAGTTTCATTTGCAACATAGGTCAATTGAGAACGCCTGCGATTATAGCAAAGAATACTAATTTGTTTCATTTGTATTTGTCCACTATAAAACTCGGGAAACTGCAAGGTTGTGTAGTGGACATAAGAGAACTCAAGATGCCTAACTTTTCAACTGTTTTAACCCTATTGGTACTATTCTCTGTGTCAGCAATTGCAGCAGCCACTAAGAAGGTGTTTTCAACCAGTTCTAGGGATGATGTAATCATACATTCCTCAATCACCGATGATGCTATCTGCAAATCATTGGTGCAGACTCAAGGTTATGTCTGTGAGGAACATAAAGTAAAGATACATGCTGTCTTCCATATATAATTTCACCTTACCAGTTAAGACCTTCAACTTGTAACAACTCATGACTtcagacaaaaaaaatttatggtttCAGGTTACGACGAAAGATGGTTACATTCTTAGCGT
Protein-coding sequences here:
- the LOC18612368 gene encoding triacylglycerol lipase 2 isoform X1; amino-acid sequence: MEVANSLTCIILLIFFCGSAAGSRTKLFSFNAQGNGIGVAALAPSSDDGICISMVETQGYACEEHTVTTQDGYILSMQRIPVGRSGGAPGNRPPVLLQHGLLMVAKSVMDGITWLLLPPEQSLAFVLADNGYDVWLANSRGTKYSKGHTSLSPADSAYWNWSWDELVAYDLPATFQYVNDRTGQKLHYVGHSQGTLIALAAFSKDQLLNMLRSAALLSPIAFVGQMTSPLARNAADNFIAETLYWLGLSEFDPRGEAVVKLLKDICRKPGVDCTNLLTAFTGQNCCLNSSIVDIFLDHEPQPSATKNMVHLAQMIRQGTITMYDYNDANENTKHYGQPTPPAYNMTSIPNDLPLFLSYGGEDALSDVNDVKLLLDSLKDHDGDKLVVQYRDDYAHADYVMAENAKQDVYDPLIAFFKLKRT
- the LOC18612368 gene encoding triacylglycerol lipase 2 isoform X2, with product MEVANSLTCIILLIFFCGSAAGSRTKLFSFNAQGNGIGVAALAPSSDDGICISMVETQGYACEEHTVTTQDGYILSMQRIPVGRSGGAPGNRPPVLLQHGLLMDGITWLLLPPEQSLAFVLADNGYDVWLANSRGTKYSKGHTSLSPADSAYWNWSWDELVAYDLPATFQYVNDRTGQKLHYVGHSQGTLIALAAFSKDQLLNMLRSAALLSPIAFVGQMTSPLARNAADNFIAETLYWLGLSEFDPRGEAVVKLLKDICRKPGVDCTNLLTAFTGQNCCLNSSIVDIFLDHEPQPSATKNMVHLAQMIRQGTITMYDYNDANENTKHYGQPTPPAYNMTSIPNDLPLFLSYGGEDALSDVNDVKLLLDSLKDHDGDKLVVQYRDDYAHADYVMAENAKQDVYDPLIAFFKLKRT
- the LOC18612368 gene encoding triacylglycerol lipase 2 isoform X3, whose product is MVETQGYACEEHTVTTQDGYILSMQRIPVGRSGGAPGNRPPVLLQHGLLMVAKSVMDGITWLLLPPEQSLAFVLADNGYDVWLANSRGTKYSKGHTSLSPADSAYWNWSWDELVAYDLPATFQYVNDRTGQKLHYVGHSQGTLIALAAFSKDQLLNMLRSAALLSPIAFVGQMTSPLARNAADNFIAETLYWLGLSEFDPRGEAVVKLLKDICRKPGVDCTNLLTAFTGQNCCLNSSIVDIFLDHEPQPSATKNMVHLAQMIRQGTITMYDYNDANENTKHYGQPTPPAYNMTSIPNDLPLFLSYGGEDALSDVNDVKLLLDSLKDHDGDKLVVQYRDDYAHADYVMAENAKQDVYDPLIAFFKLKRT